The Micromonospora siamensis genome contains the following window.
TGATGGCTGACGCCAAGGCTGCCGCCGCGTCCCGGGTCGGGGGCGCAGGTGTGTTCGATGGCCCACTGGAGGCCGAGGTGTCACGGCGTGTGCTGGGCGCCGGTGGGCACGGCCTGGATCCGTTCTTGGGCGAGCAGTAAGCAACTCGGGCGTCAGGTGGTGCGGGCCTTGAGATCGGCTCGCTCTACCTGACGCCGGAAGAGGACGAGTAGTTCGACAGGTTGGTCGCCGTCGGGTCCGAGCCAGTGCGACACGTGGGACAGGAGCTTGTGCGCCTGGATGCCGGCGGGCCGGCTGAGCGGTACGAACGTGTGCTTCCGACGAACGGCGCCCGCCAGCCGAGGTACCGTTCGTCGGTGGCGTCCTGTGGGCGACACCGGCCTGGTTGGAGGTCGGGATGGCGACGTTGCGAATCGACTGCCGTCGTGCTCAGTCCATGACGGCGGTGGCTTCCACTTCGACGAGGTAATCGGGGCCGGCGAGGGCGCTGACGCCCAGCCCGGTGAACGGCGGGACCGGAGTGACTCCGAGCTTCGTGGCGGCCCGGGTGATGCCGTCGATCAACGGCGTCATCTTGTCCGGTGTCCAGTCGACGACGTACACGGTCAGGCGTACCACGTCACCGAACGACCCACCGACCCCGGCCAGGGCCGTGGCGACGTTGAGGTAGCACCGCTCGACCTGGGCGGTGAGGTCTCCGACGCCGACCGTGCCGCCGTCCGCGTCGACGGCCACCTGGCCGGCGATGAAGACCTGCTTCGCGCCGGTCGCGACCGCGACGTGACGGTACAGGTCGACCGCCGGTAGGCCTTCCGGACTGATGAACGAGACGGCCATGGTGCGCTCCTTCCGGGTGAAGCCGCTGATCAGCGACGCTATTGGTCCAGGTGTGGCCTTGGGGCTCATCGGCGGTGTGGTGGCGGACGACCAAGTCGGGACGTGCCCGATGAACGTGGCCGCGGTCGGCGGAGGCGGTGGGCGGCGGCTTCGATGCGGGTCAGCCTGTATACCCAACCGCCCTCCATCGATGCGCAGCATCGGGCCGGATCCTCGTCAGGTGCGTCCTGGCGGGAGCTGACCATTCTCACCTCGGTGGACCGGGGGTGCTGACCCTGCATCAAGGCAGTCGTGAGCGCGGAGCTGGGCGAACGCTTGCGTGGCCGGGGTTCCCTGCGCGGCGGGTCAGGCGGCAGGCGGACGCGCCGGGCGGACGTCCGTCTGCCGCCTGTCTCGGACGTGCCGGGTGGTCAGCGGCGGCGCAGCGCCGGCTCGAGCAGGGCGGGCGGGGTGTCGTTCTTCTCGTGGGCGGCGAGGTCGACGCCGGGAGCCACGATCGCGTCGATCGCGTTCAGCACGTCGGTGCTGAGCACG
Protein-coding sequences here:
- a CDS encoding RidA family protein, which encodes MAVSFISPEGLPAVDLYRHVAVATGAKQVFIAGQVAVDADGGTVGVGDLTAQVERCYLNVATALAGVGGSFGDVVRLTVYVVDWTPDKMTPLIDGITRAATKLGVTPVPPFTGLGVSALAGPDYLVEVEATAVMD